One part of the Candidatus Limnocylindrales bacterium genome encodes these proteins:
- a CDS encoding YjhG/YagF family D-xylonate dehydratase: protein MVLNSKVWPDYLQSSEDIFEVRTKAPGPQGMLPFTEEMLRGEPSGNLFAGSQNAGMGWNPARVFGKDMLILSTMGGLRERDGTPVALGYHTGHWELDLLVREAANTLKDLGYIPFATHCTDVCDGRTQGTVGMMDSLAYRNSAAEVLGRLIRSLPNRKGLIGIATCDKGLPAMMMALAAARDLPGILIPGGTTLPPIAGEDAGKVQSIGVRFSHGELTIQEAAQLACSACASPGGGCQFLGTAATSQVIAEALGIALPHSALAPSGEPVWLNLARSSAMALQQLEQKGLTLRHILTPAAFENAMAVHAAFGGSTNLLLHLPAIAHSAGVKRPTVADWARINRIVPRIVDVLPNGPTNYKTVQVFLAGAVPEVMLHLRDLGVLDLDCLTVSGMTVRDNLLWWEESPRRARFREILREQDGVNPDEVIMSPARAKQRGLTSTVVFPQGNLAPEGCVVKSTAIDPSLCKDGVYDHIGPARVFVSEDDAIAAVKSTGPDRIQPGDIIVLICRGPLGAGMPETAQITFALKYTKALKGVALITDGRFSGFSSGPCIGHVGPEALAGGPIGKVLDGDILHIRIDRNQLNGTINLIGEAGSPKESWSVERGHRILAERAPRKDLRPDPHLPLAVKLFAELQLSGGGTWGGCVYDEEAIIQTLRAGRAGREAKQKK, encoded by the coding sequence ATGGTTTTGAACTCAAAAGTATGGCCTGATTATTTACAATCCTCCGAGGATATTTTTGAGGTTAGAACAAAAGCTCCAGGGCCTCAGGGTATGTTACCCTTTACAGAGGAGATGCTTCGGGGAGAACCCAGCGGTAATTTGTTTGCAGGATCACAGAATGCGGGGATGGGCTGGAACCCTGCCCGGGTATTTGGGAAGGATATGCTGATCTTGAGTACAATGGGGGGCCTTCGGGAGAGGGACGGTACCCCGGTTGCCTTGGGTTATCATACGGGTCATTGGGAACTTGATTTGCTTGTGAGGGAAGCGGCGAATACCCTCAAGGATCTGGGCTACATCCCATTTGCCACCCATTGTACAGATGTCTGTGATGGGCGAACCCAGGGGACTGTGGGGATGATGGATAGCCTGGCTTATCGTAATAGTGCGGCTGAGGTTTTGGGGAGATTGATTCGTTCACTACCCAATCGTAAAGGCCTTATAGGCATCGCAACCTGTGATAAAGGCCTTCCGGCCATGATGATGGCTCTGGCAGCAGCTCGCGATTTACCGGGTATCCTGATTCCGGGCGGAACGACGCTGCCTCCTATAGCAGGTGAAGATGCCGGTAAAGTCCAATCGATAGGGGTTCGGTTCTCTCACGGTGAATTAACGATCCAGGAAGCTGCTCAACTGGCTTGCTCTGCCTGTGCCAGTCCGGGAGGAGGATGTCAGTTCTTAGGGACTGCCGCCACTTCCCAGGTTATAGCTGAAGCTTTAGGCATAGCTTTACCCCACTCTGCCCTTGCTCCCTCAGGTGAACCTGTCTGGTTAAACCTGGCTCGCAGCTCTGCCATGGCACTTCAACAATTGGAGCAGAAAGGCCTGACACTTCGTCACATTCTGACACCTGCTGCTTTTGAAAATGCTATGGCGGTTCACGCTGCCTTTGGAGGTTCTACCAATCTCTTATTGCATCTTCCTGCTATCGCTCACTCGGCAGGTGTTAAAAGACCGACTGTGGCGGATTGGGCCCGGATCAATCGAATCGTTCCCCGGATTGTTGATGTACTCCCTAATGGTCCGACCAACTATAAGACGGTTCAAGTATTCTTGGCAGGGGCCGTTCCCGAAGTCATGCTCCATTTGCGAGATCTGGGAGTTTTGGATTTGGATTGCCTGACCGTTTCCGGTATGACAGTTCGAGATAATCTGCTGTGGTGGGAAGAATCCCCCCGTCGGGCGCGATTCCGTGAAATACTGCGTGAACAAGATGGGGTCAATCCCGATGAGGTCATTATGAGCCCGGCCCGTGCCAAACAACGGGGACTTACCAGCACGGTAGTTTTTCCCCAGGGTAATTTAGCCCCCGAGGGATGCGTAGTTAAGAGTACTGCCATCGACCCCAGTCTTTGTAAAGATGGAGTCTATGACCATATAGGTCCGGCTCGAGTCTTTGTCTCGGAAGATGATGCCATAGCAGCCGTTAAATCCACCGGGCCCGATCGTATTCAACCCGGAGATATTATCGTTCTTATCTGTCGCGGTCCCTTAGGGGCAGGTATGCCTGAGACGGCTCAGATTACCTTTGCCCTGAAATATACCAAAGCCCTCAAAGGGGTCGCATTGATCACAGACGGGCGATTCTCCGGTTTCTCAAGTGGCCCCTGTATCGGACACGTTGGTCCAGAAGCCCTGGCAGGAGGACCTATAGGAAAGGTTCTAGATGGAGATATTCTCCACATTCGAATTGATCGCAACCAACTGAACGGCACGATTAACCTGATCGGAGAAGCCGGCTCTCCAAAGGAATCCTGGAGTGTCGAAAGGGGTCATCGCATCCTCGCCGAACGTGCTCCCCGCAAAGACTTGCGGCCCGATCCGCATTTGCCTCTTGCGGTCAAACTTTTTGCCGAACTCCAATTGTCCGGTGGCGGTACCTGGGGCGGCTGTGTTTATGACGAAGAAGCCATCATTCAAACCTTAAGGGCAGGAAGGGCAGGTCGAGAAGCCAAACAGAAAAAGTAG
- a CDS encoding EAL domain-containing protein codes for MKVLLVEDDPLTRRLLETVIRSCGYEVTACADAETAWEIYQQEAHPLIVLDWVLPGMDGLQLCRRMRLLPQGNWSVILIITVRDQVEDLREVLEAGADDYLSKPVDVRLLKVRLAIAERRIRDLLERKRAEEAMRLRDRAIAAASSGIAITDPNQPDNPVIYCNPALERITGYTQAEILGRNLRFLQGPDTDPATISEIRNALREERECWVVLKNYRKDGSPFWNELTIAPVRDEKGRLTHFIGVQTDITQRKRDEETIRHLAYDDALTGLPNRTLFNDRLTLALAQAHRNQGRLAVMLMDLDRFKIINDTLGHAVGDQLLRGVARRLINSLREGDTVARLGDDEFAFLLPGMDQVEDVAKTAQKIIEILKSAFYFEGHELHVTPSIGIALYPNDGEDAQTLLKNANTALHRAKEQGRNTYQLYTPAMNATALERLALESRLYRALEREEFVIYYQPQINIHTGKVVGVEALVRWRHPKLGLILPGKFIPLAEETGFIIPLGEWVLLTACAQNKAWQDAGLPPLRMAVNLSISHFKREDLTKMLAQVLEKTGLHPSYLELELTESIGMENVERAITKLQELKALGVKLSIDDFGTGYSSLSYLKRFPIDTLKIDQSFVQHIPTNPNDAAITTAIIAMAHSLNLKVIAEGVETEEQLTFLRPYRCDEMQGFLFSKPMPAEEFIQFFREKMTDNPR; via the coding sequence ATGAAAGTACTCCTTGTAGAAGATGATCCCTTGACACGACGGTTGCTGGAGACGGTTATCCGGTCGTGTGGATATGAAGTTACGGCTTGTGCTGATGCTGAAACAGCCTGGGAGATTTATCAACAGGAGGCTCATCCCTTGATTGTCCTGGATTGGGTGCTACCAGGAATGGATGGTTTACAGCTCTGTCGTCGAATGCGACTGCTTCCCCAAGGAAATTGGAGTGTGATTTTGATCATCACGGTGCGGGATCAGGTGGAAGATCTCCGAGAAGTACTTGAAGCCGGTGCGGACGATTATTTATCTAAACCAGTAGATGTCAGGCTTCTAAAGGTGCGACTGGCTATTGCTGAGCGACGAATACGTGATCTCCTGGAACGCAAGCGAGCCGAAGAGGCGATGCGACTGCGAGATCGTGCAATTGCAGCCGCCAGCAGTGGAATTGCCATTACGGATCCAAACCAACCCGATAATCCCGTGATTTATTGTAATCCGGCTCTTGAAAGGATAACCGGCTATACCCAGGCAGAGATCTTGGGGCGTAACCTGCGATTTCTGCAAGGACCCGACACGGACCCGGCGACTATCTCAGAGATTCGAAACGCCCTACGGGAGGAACGGGAATGCTGGGTGGTTTTAAAAAATTACCGTAAGGATGGGTCTCCGTTCTGGAATGAATTGACCATTGCGCCTGTACGGGATGAGAAAGGGCGCCTGACCCATTTTATTGGGGTACAGACGGATATCACCCAACGTAAGCGGGATGAGGAAACGATTCGTCACCTGGCTTATGACGATGCTCTGACCGGTCTACCGAATCGAACGCTCTTTAATGACCGCCTTACCCTGGCTTTAGCTCAAGCCCATCGTAACCAAGGAAGGTTGGCGGTTATGCTCATGGATTTGGATCGATTTAAAATTATCAATGACACTTTAGGACATGCGGTAGGTGATCAGTTATTGCGAGGAGTTGCCCGGCGATTGATAAACTCTTTACGCGAGGGAGATACCGTAGCCCGTCTGGGAGATGACGAATTTGCGTTTCTGTTGCCGGGTATGGACCAGGTAGAGGATGTGGCAAAAACCGCTCAGAAAATCATTGAAATTCTTAAATCTGCCTTTTATTTCGAAGGTCATGAGCTTCATGTTACGCCCAGCATCGGGATTGCCCTTTATCCTAATGATGGAGAAGATGCTCAGACCTTACTCAAGAACGCAAATACAGCCTTACATCGGGCCAAAGAACAGGGCCGGAACACTTATCAGCTCTATACCCCTGCCATGAATGCTACCGCCTTGGAACGATTAGCTCTGGAAAGTCGGTTATACCGGGCATTAGAGCGGGAAGAATTTGTGATTTATTACCAACCTCAGATAAATATCCATACCGGAAAGGTTGTCGGTGTAGAAGCTCTGGTCCGCTGGCGTCATCCCAAATTAGGTTTGATCCTTCCAGGTAAATTTATCCCGCTGGCAGAAGAGACCGGTTTTATTATACCTCTTGGGGAATGGGTTTTACTGACAGCCTGTGCTCAAAATAAAGCCTGGCAAGATGCCGGTCTTCCTCCTTTGCGCATGGCCGTAAATCTTTCGATAAGTCACTTTAAACGAGAAGATTTAACCAAAATGCTGGCCCAGGTATTAGAAAAGACCGGTCTTCACCCCAGTTATCTGGAGCTGGAATTGACCGAAAGTATTGGCATGGAAAATGTGGAAAGAGCTATTACGAAGTTGCAGGAATTGAAAGCCTTAGGGGTTAAACTTTCCATCGATGATTTTGGAACCGGCTACTCCTCCCTGAGTTATCTCAAACGCTTTCCTATTGATACTTTAAAAATTGATCAATCCTTTGTTCAGCATATTCCTACAAATCCCAATGATGCAGCTATTACAACGGCTATTATTGCCATGGCTCATAGTCTAAACCTGAAGGTCATTGCCGAGGGTGTTGAAACCGAAGAGCAACTGACCTTTTTACGTCCCTATCGCTGTGATGAAATGCAGGGTTTTCTTTTTAGTAAACCTATGCCGGCTGAAGAGTTTATCCAATTCTTTCGAGAAAAAATGACAGACAACCCCCGGTAA
- a CDS encoding succinylglutamate desuccinylase/aspartoacylase family protein, which translates to MEEFTPTLPHAHTPTTMSHGQMIKTQVYTDIDYDKEGKQQGYLRIPHSRDSSGWGNLFIPITVIKNGRGPTALIVAGNHGDEFEGQVCIMKLARSLRPEEVNGRIILIPALNFPAAKAGKRLSPVDGKNMNRSFPGERQGTMTSLIAHYVTHFLLPISDIILDLHSGGYSMQFIPCALMHKVENPDQYKKMLEALLVFNAPIGFLMREVAGEGLLNEEAEKMGKIVIGTELAGSGQVSPTALKIAEVGTRNVLIHFGLLNGEIATRESQGLPPTRLVESPNREDYVMSPADGIYESFYELGTEVKKGQPIGQVHFLDRVDWEPEEVRAESDGLMICRRGPGLVERGDCVAVMARDVKNSGSWIKE; encoded by the coding sequence ATGGAAGAATTTACTCCCACACTCCCACATGCCCATACCCCCACAACCATGAGCCATGGACAAATGATAAAGACCCAGGTTTACACAGATATTGATTACGACAAGGAAGGTAAACAACAGGGATATTTAAGAATTCCTCATTCCAGGGATAGCTCAGGATGGGGAAATCTCTTTATACCCATAACTGTTATTAAAAACGGTCGAGGACCCACCGCACTTATTGTTGCCGGTAACCATGGCGATGAGTTTGAAGGGCAAGTTTGTATCATGAAATTGGCCCGATCTTTGAGACCGGAGGAGGTCAACGGTCGGATTATCCTGATTCCGGCTCTGAATTTTCCTGCAGCTAAAGCTGGGAAACGATTATCGCCTGTAGACGGCAAAAATATGAACAGATCCTTTCCGGGAGAAAGACAGGGTACCATGACCTCCCTTATTGCCCATTATGTAACGCACTTTCTCCTTCCCATCTCAGATATTATCTTAGACCTCCACTCCGGGGGTTATTCCATGCAGTTTATCCCCTGTGCTTTGATGCATAAAGTAGAAAACCCCGATCAGTATAAAAAGATGTTGGAAGCACTTCTTGTCTTTAATGCCCCTATTGGTTTTCTCATGCGGGAGGTTGCTGGAGAAGGACTTCTGAATGAGGAAGCAGAAAAAATGGGTAAGATTGTTATCGGGACCGAGCTGGCCGGAAGTGGACAGGTTTCCCCGACTGCTTTGAAAATTGCCGAAGTAGGCACCCGTAATGTCCTCATCCATTTCGGTTTGTTAAACGGTGAGATAGCTACCCGGGAATCCCAGGGTCTCCCGCCTACCCGCCTGGTCGAATCACCCAACCGGGAAGACTATGTCATGTCTCCTGCCGATGGGATCTACGAATCCTTCTATGAGCTGGGTACAGAAGTCAAAAAGGGTCAACCCATCGGTCAGGTTCATTTTTTAGACCGCGTGGACTGGGAACCGGAAGAGGTAAGAGCCGAAAGCGACGGACTCATGATTTGCAGACGAGGTCCCGGTCTGGTGGAGAGGGGAGATTGCGTGGCCGTAATGGCCCGGGATGTTAAAAACTCTGGGTCATGGATAAAGGAATAG
- a CDS encoding archease — translation MPYKYLEEIAIADIAFEAWGSTPEELFKAAADATMNVMVADLSTIADGEKRRIELEEENLDLLLFNFLQELIYYKDAQRLLLRIDNIHIEKTQKGFKLRAEAYGEELNPEKHDLRVDVKAVTLHQFQVKKTSEGWWAQVILDI, via the coding sequence ATGCCTTATAAGTACCTTGAAGAAATAGCTATTGCCGATATAGCCTTTGAGGCGTGGGGATCCACACCGGAAGAACTCTTTAAAGCCGCAGCCGATGCGACGATGAATGTCATGGTAGCCGATTTGAGCACCATTGCAGATGGAGAAAAGCGACGTATCGAGCTGGAAGAGGAGAATCTGGACTTGCTGTTGTTTAATTTTTTACAGGAATTGATTTATTATAAAGACGCCCAAAGGCTCCTCCTCCGGATCGATAACATCCATATCGAAAAAACTCAGAAAGGTTTTAAGCTTCGAGCAGAAGCATATGGGGAAGAGTTAAATCCTGAAAAGCATGATCTCCGGGTGGATGTAAAAGCCGTTACCCTTCATCAATTTCAGGTTAAAAAAACCTCTGAAGGATGGTGGGCCCAGGTTATCCTGGATATTTAA
- a CDS encoding RtcB family protein: MAIPEFIKKISDTIWEIPPSYKEGMRVPARIYATEELLTSMDEGVFDQITNVATLPGILNYAYCMPDAHWGYGFPIGGVAAMDAETGVISPGGIGFDVNCGMRLVLTNLTYEEVKPHLQALVDNLFKRVPAGVGCTGFIKLSQDEFCHVIETGARWCIKNNLGWAEDLTRTEENGCIQGADASKISKKAIERGKDQVGTLGSGNHYLEIQVAKPEYIFDPELAKAFGITIPNQVVIMFHCGSRGFGHQVATDYLQAFLKVMESKYKIKILDRELACAPFHSPEGQDYFAAMKCAINLSFANRQVILHRIREVFSDVLHRSPEDLGMHMVYDVAHNTAKLEKYEINGEVRNVLVHRKGATRAFGPDMEGIPDIYKKFGQPVIIGGSMETGSYLLAGVESGIQTFFSTAHGSGRTMSRTKAKKQFQGKKLQEEMAQRGIYVRSVSFAGLAEEAGGAYKNVDQVVEATERAGISRRVARFIPIGNVKG, encoded by the coding sequence ATGGCGATTCCCGAATTTATCAAAAAAATTTCGGACACCATCTGGGAAATACCACCTTCCTATAAAGAAGGAATGCGGGTTCCTGCCCGGATTTATGCCACCGAAGAACTCTTAACTTCTATGGATGAAGGGGTTTTTGACCAGATTACCAACGTTGCTACGCTACCGGGTATCCTTAACTATGCTTACTGTATGCCCGATGCCCACTGGGGTTATGGTTTTCCCATTGGGGGGGTGGCGGCGATGGATGCAGAGACCGGCGTGATTTCACCGGGAGGAATAGGTTTTGATGTAAATTGTGGAATGCGGCTGGTCCTTACCAATCTAACCTACGAGGAAGTCAAGCCCCATCTCCAGGCTTTAGTGGATAACTTATTTAAACGCGTTCCGGCCGGGGTGGGGTGTACCGGGTTTATCAAACTTTCCCAGGATGAATTTTGCCATGTGATAGAGACCGGAGCCCGGTGGTGTATAAAAAATAACCTAGGATGGGCAGAAGATTTAACCAGAACCGAGGAAAATGGGTGCATCCAGGGAGCTGATGCCTCAAAAATCAGTAAGAAAGCCATCGAGCGGGGGAAAGATCAGGTAGGAACTTTGGGTTCCGGAAACCACTACCTGGAAATTCAGGTGGCCAAGCCCGAATATATCTTTGACCCGGAGCTGGCTAAAGCCTTTGGAATTACCATCCCCAATCAGGTGGTCATCATGTTTCATTGTGGTTCCCGGGGCTTCGGGCATCAGGTAGCTACCGATTACCTTCAGGCCTTTTTGAAGGTCATGGAAAGCAAATATAAGATCAAAATTCTGGATCGTGAACTGGCCTGTGCACCTTTCCATTCCCCGGAAGGGCAGGATTACTTTGCCGCCATGAAATGTGCCATCAACCTTTCCTTTGCGAATCGTCAGGTGATTCTCCATCGAATTCGAGAAGTATTTTCAGACGTTCTTCATCGAAGCCCTGAAGATTTAGGTATGCATATGGTCTATGATGTAGCTCACAACACGGCTAAATTAGAGAAATATGAAATTAATGGGGAGGTGCGAAACGTATTGGTTCACCGAAAGGGAGCCACTCGAGCCTTTGGTCCTGATATGGAAGGGATTCCAGATATTTATAAAAAGTTTGGGCAACCCGTCATTATTGGAGGAAGTATGGAAACCGGCTCCTATTTGTTAGCCGGTGTGGAAAGTGGCATTCAGACTTTTTTCAGCACGGCGCATGGAAGCGGGCGTACCATGAGCCGTACGAAAGCTAAAAAGCAATTTCAGGGTAAAAAACTTCAAGAAGAGATGGCCCAACGGGGAATCTATGTTCGGAGTGTTTCGTTTGCCGGATTGGCCGAAGAAGCCGGAGGAGCTTATAAAAATGTGGATCAGGTGGTTGAAGCTACCGAACGAGCCGGAATCAGTCGACGCGTGGCTCGATTCATCCCCATCGGAAATGTAAAAGGTTAA